The Setaria italica strain Yugu1 chromosome IX, Setaria_italica_v2.0, whole genome shotgun sequence genome has a window encoding:
- the LOC101758653 gene encoding uncharacterized protein LOC101758653 codes for MAGKEDLKLLGLLVSPFVIRVRMALSTKGVSYEYVEQDLFNKSELLLKSNPVHKKVPVLIHNGKPLCESLVIVQYVDELFAGPSILPTDLYERATARFWAAFVDDKLCPAWIGILKAKTEDERAEKVTETSAAIGQMEEAFDKCSEGKAFFGGDSIGYLDIVFGSCLFWFEAVRRMFGVEIISANKAPLLTAWAERFRESAEAKEVVPGADEAVQYANKLAAAAAKSIELGCLAMAAKGGELKLLGVWDSPYVNRVQIMLNLKGISYEYIEEDLLNKSKLLLNSNPVHKKVPVLIHDGKPIAESQVIVQYLDEVFSGTGPSVLPADPYKRATARFWAAFVDDKVGSPWHTILFAREAEKKADAAARIITALGTLEGAFKDCSRGGDYFGGDGIGFVDVVLGSYLGWFKVFEKMVGVRVLDAARTPLLAAWGERFAAADAAKDVLPSDVDKVIEFLQTFLD; via the exons ATGGCAGGCAAGGAGGATCTGAAGCTGCTCGGCCTGCTGGTGAGCCCGTTCGTGATCCGGGTGCGCATGGCGTTGAGCACGAAGGGCGTGAGCTACGAGTACGTCGAGCAGGACCTGTTCAACAAGAGCGAGCTCCTGCTCAAGTCCAACCCGGTGCACAAGAAGGTCCCCGTGCTCATCCACAACGGTAAGCCGCTGTGTGAATCGCTCGTCATCGTGCAGTACGTCGACGAGCTGTTTGCCGGCCCGTCCATACTCCCCACCGATCTCTACGAGCGCGCCACTGCTCGCTTCTGGGCCGCCTTCGTCGACGACAAGCTATGTCCGGCATGGATTGGCATCCTTAAGGCCAAGACGGAGGACGAGAGGGCAGAGAAGGTGACGGAGACTTCTGCTGCGATCGGGCAAATGGAGGAAGCCTTCGACAAGTGCTCCGAGGGCAAGGCCTTCTTCGGTGGCGACTCCATCGGGTACCTCGACATCGTGTTCGGCTCCTGCTTGTTCTGGTTTGAGGCGGTGCGCAGGATGTTCGGAGTCGAGATCATTAGCGCAAACAAGGCTCCGCTCTTGACCGCGTGGGCGGAGCGATTCCGGGAAAGTGCGGAGGCGAAGGAAGTGGTGCCGGGGGCGGACGAGGCCGTGCAGTACGCCAATAAgctcgctgccgctgccgccaa ATCGATCGAGCTTGGGTGCTTGGCAATGGCCGCAAAGGGAGGTGAGCTGAAGCTGCTGGGCGTGTGGGACAGCCCCTACGTGAACAGGGTGCAGATCATGCTCAACCTCAAGGGCATCAGCTACGAGTACATCGAGGAGGATCTCCTCAACAAGAGCAAGCTCCTCCTCAATTCCAACCCCGTGCACAAGAAAGTTCCCGTGCTCATCCACGACGGCAAGCCGATCGCCGAGTCGCAGGTCATCGTGCAGTACCTCGACGAGGTCTTCTCCGGCACCGGCCCTTCCGTCCTCCCCGCCGACCCGTACAAGCGCGCCACCGCCCGCTTCTGGGCCGCCTTTGTCGACGATAAG GTGGGTTCTCCGTGGCACACGATCCTCTTCGCGCGGGAGGCCGAGAAGAAGGCTGACGCGGCGGCGCGGATCATCACGGCGCTGGGGACGCTGGAGGGCGCGTTCAAGGACTGCTCCCGTGGGGGTGACTacttcggcggcgacggcatcgGGTTCGTGGACGTCGTGCTGGGCAGTTACCTCGGGTGGTTCAAGGTGTTCGAGAAGATGGTCGGCGTCAGGGTCCTGGACGCGGCGAGGACGCCGCTCCTGGCCGCGTGGGGCGAGCGGTTCGCCGCGGCGGATGCGGCGAAGGACGTCCTGCCTTCTGACGTTGACAAGGTGATCGAGTTCCTGCAAACGTTCCTGGATTAG